The sequence below is a genomic window from Henriciella marina DSM 19595.
TTGGCAGGCATCTCCCCAGGCCTCGCCAGTGCGCTTGCATATTGCGCCGCCATCCCGGCCAACTTTCTTGGACAAAAGCTCTTTACCTTCCGCTCCACGAACAAGCCCGTTCAGGAGATCGGTCCTTATCTGCTGCTTCAGGCCGTCAATATTGCTATCTCCGGTCTCACCATGTCGGTTCTGGTAAACCAGCTGGGGGCGCCAGTGCTCGTGGGCGGGGCTGGCGTCATTCTCACCATTTCCGTCGTCAGCTATTTGTCGATGGCCCTCATCTTTTCAAACAGGCCGCGCGAAACCTCGCGGCAAAGTGGAGGCGAGCGCTGATGCGATCCCTTTTGAAACTCCCCGCCATGTATGAAGGATTTCAGGCCCGACTGGGTTTCGCGCAAGCGAGAAAGAAAGCCTTCGACCGTCACTTGTCGATCCCTCCAAAAAGTCGGGTTCTCGACATTGGATGCGGCCCGGGAAACATCATCCAGTACCTTCCAGACGACATGGATTATCACGGGTTCGATCTGGAGCCCGCATACATTGAATCGGCTCAGAAACGCTTTGCCGGACGGCACACTTTCCATTGCCGCGAGTTCGATCTTGCTGCCGCCGAAGAGTTCGGCCCGGCTGACGTCGTCATGTTCAATGGTGTCCTGCACCATATGGATGACGAGATCGCGTTGAGCGTCCTTCAGGCCGCCAAGAAAGCG
It includes:
- a CDS encoding GtrA family protein → MSMAQSAQNPGVFGRAREWFDFLTKARFIRFGMVAGFSGAVYFVAVFIFSKLAGISPGLASALAYCAAIPANFLGQKLFTFRSTNKPVQEIGPYLLLQAVNIAISGLTMSVLVNQLGAPVLVGGAGVILTISVVSYLSMALIFSNRPRETSRQSGGER
- a CDS encoding class I SAM-dependent methyltransferase; translated protein: MRSLLKLPAMYEGFQARLGFAQARKKAFDRHLSIPPKSRVLDIGCGPGNIIQYLPDDMDYHGFDLEPAYIESAQKRFAGRHTFHCREFDLAAAEEFGPADVVMFNGVLHHMDDEIALSVLQAAKKAIGDTGLVFTLDGCYKQGQSRLAKVLLDLDRGEYVRDEKSYEAIMRSVFDDVEIHVHEDLSPIPYTFAIMVGRTNTVAANS